The genomic DNA CAGGGCATCGGTTAACCGGTTAAGTGGGTAATGTTTGAGTAGTAGTAAAACACTAACAAATTCTCTGTTGCCGTTTTCCGGGTTTCGCCTGAGCAGTTCGCGATGGCACTGGCTAAAGACAGCCGGGAGATTGGCCTTTATAACCGGTTTGGCCTGGCCCACTGCTCCCGGTTTGCGCTCCAGGAGTTTTAAATAGTGCTCCAGTTGAAAATACTGCTGGTCTTTGGTGTATGCGCGAGGGAAGGTGGCTACCAGGGTTTCTTTGTTGTATATTTTTATTTCGTGGACATATCCTTTGACGGTCAGCATGCGACCAACATAGTCAACCGGTACGGAGTACTGGTTTTTGTCAAAGGTGATCAGGCTGAAACGATTGACTTTAACCTCCCGGCGTGAGCAACAGTCAAAGGTGTGCACAGATAATGGTCCCAGTTTACCTTTTTCTTCCGCCAGCCGCTGCTGGAAACTGATTTTATGCTTGCCGCGGGGTCTTTCATTAATTGCCCGGCAGCGTTCTTCCAGCCATTTATTTAAGGCATCAATGCTGTTAAATTCGGGTACCGGGGTGAATATATGGACTTTTACATAGCGGGCCAGGGCTTCCACAATGCCCTTCTCATTGCCTTTGGCCACATTGCAAAACTGGCTGTCAAATCCATGGTGGGCACGGAATTTTATAAAAGCGTCCTGTTCTTCCCGCCGCCGGCCTAAAAGCACTTTCTTGACGGCTGTTTTCAGGTTGTCATAAAGGATCTGGCTTGGTACGCCGCCGAAAAAGGCAAATGCATGTTCATGTGCGTCAAAAAATGCTTCCTGGCGCTGGTGGGGGTAAAAGCGGATGTAAAAGGCCTTGCTATAGCTAAACCGGAGTAAAAATAGGTCTCCTGCGACATCCTGGCCATTTATACGGACTACCACCGGTGTCCAGTCACATTGAGCCCGGCCCAGCGGTTCGTGTTCCAGGGGCAAGAATGCTTCAATATGCTCAAGATTCAGCTCTTTTTTGATTTCGCGTACCCAGCCCCGAACGGTTGATACTCCACAGGTAAAATCGTATTCCAGCTGCAGGCGTTCAAAGATGCGCTGGCTATTGTGCCGCTGTTTTGGGGGTCTTTTTTGGTCGTCGAGCAGCCACTGCTGGATTATTGCTCTGTACTGATTGCGTAAAGGAGCAGGGGGCTCAATTTTGCGCTTGTATTTTGTGACTTCTTCCACCGAGCCATACAGGATTTTGCGGATTGTTTGCCGGGCCAGGCCGGTTTCGCGGGATATCTGGCGGATAGATTTCCTTTCCCTGATGTGCTGTTCTTTGATATACTTATATGTGTCCACTTTGGTCATCTCTCTTTCTCCTGCCTTTGCTGTTGGTTTGGCAACTTCCAGCATAGCAGGTTTGATGGTCAGGGTGGTCAACTTTTTCTTTAGCATTTTCTTTTCTGGTGGTCAATTTTTATTCTAGCAAATACACCGGACAAATATCCTAAATGTAAATGACCAACTGGAAATTATTCCGCTGGTCATATCACACAAGAAGGGGAAGGGGGTGGGAGTAAATATTTTTTTATACCTGATCCGGAAAGGGGGGCAGAAAGAAGACGAATTTTTATTTTTTGGTTCCAAAAAGTTTAGAATATTTTGATTTAATATTTGGGTAAAAAAATTTTTAGGAGGTTAGACTGTTGAGGAGAAAAACGGTATGTTTCATCCTGGCGGTATTGTTTGTCCTGGCGATAGCCGCAATGTCTGGCTGCGCCGCCCGGCAAACCGCGGCGCAAAAAGCGGGTGACCAGGTCCCTGTCTACAAGAGGTCCGAGGTTGTGGCATCAGCTTCTGAAGCCAAACAGCTGCTTATCGACGGAAACAAAAGATTTACTTCGGGCAAATTGGCCAGCAAAGACATGGGAAGCACAAAACGCGAAGAACTGG from Desulfurispora thermophila DSM 16022 includes the following:
- the istA gene encoding IS21 family transposase, yielding MLKKKLTTLTIKPAMLEVAKPTAKAGEREMTKVDTYKYIKEQHIRERKSIRQISRETGLARQTIRKILYGSVEEVTKYKRKIEPPAPLRNQYRAIIQQWLLDDQKRPPKQRHNSQRIFERLQLEYDFTCGVSTVRGWVREIKKELNLEHIEAFLPLEHEPLGRAQCDWTPVVVRINGQDVAGDLFLLRFSYSKAFYIRFYPHQRQEAFFDAHEHAFAFFGGVPSQILYDNLKTAVKKVLLGRRREEQDAFIKFRAHHGFDSQFCNVAKGNEKGIVEALARYVKVHIFTPVPEFNSIDALNKWLEERCRAINERPRGKHKISFQQRLAEEKGKLGPLSVHTFDCCSRREVKVNRFSLITFDKNQYSVPVDYVGRMLTVKGYVHEIKIYNKETLVATFPRAYTKDQQYFQLEHYLKLLERKPGAVGQAKPVIKANLPAVFSQCHRELLRRNPENGNREFVSVLLLLKHYPLNRLTDAL